A single genomic interval of Eurosta solidaginis isolate ZX-2024a chromosome 3, ASM4086904v1, whole genome shotgun sequence harbors:
- the inaC gene encoding protein kinase C, eye isozyme codes for MAAAPPAAAAATAGAAAAEPSVNIAEIAGEANVMNFMKNRLRKGAMKRKGLLIINGHKFAVRFFKQPTYCGHCKDFIWGFGKQGYQCEDCRFNIHQKCVNFVVFKCPGKESDIDADCSKVKHSWISTTYTTPTFCDDCGMLLHGVAHQGVKCDNCNLNVHHTCKEKVPPLCGADINELRGKCLLYAEIKGNSLTVEIKEATNLIPMDTNGLSDPYIAIALHPDRSGKTKKKTKTIQKCLSPVYNEKFTFDITPQDRDKRLLVEVWDWDRTSRNDFMGSFSFSLDEIQKEPIDGWYKFLSQVEGECYNIPCSDPINDIARLRDEVRTDKKSDNKRRMDNKDMPHNMSKRDMIRAADFNFIKVLGKGSFGKVLLAERRGTDELYAVKVLRKDVIIQTDDMELPMTEKQILALSGKPPFLVSLHSCFQTMDRLFFVMEYCKGGDLMYHMQVYGRFKESVAVFYATEIAIALFFLHERHIIYRDLKLDNILLDGDGHVKLADFGLSKEGIDERDTTRTFCGTSVYMAPEVLSYEPYNHTVDWWAFGVLVFEMLAGQNPFEADDEETTFKNIKEKKAVFPKHFSQESMDVLTSFLAKKPNNRLGAGRYARSEITSHPFFQNIDWEKAEQRELEPPIIPKIKHRKDIANFDKNFTVEKTDLTPTDKLFMMNLDQNDFIGFSYMNPEFITII; via the exons ATGGCAGCCGCACCACCAGCTGCCGCTGCCGCTACCGCAGGAGCAGCGGCAGCAGAACCATCAGTAAATATTGCTGAAATTGCTGGTGAAGCAAACGTAATGAATTTTATGAAGAATCGTTTGCGTAAAGGAGCAATGAAACGTAAAGGACTTTTGATTATAAATGGACATAAATTTGCTGTGCGCTTCTTCAAACAGCCGACATATTGTGGACATTGTAAGGATTTTATATG GGGCTTTGGCAAGCAAGGCTATCAATGTGAAG ATTGTCGCTTCAATATCCATCAAAAATGTGTCAACTTTGTGGTTTTCAAATGTCCTGGAAAGGAGTCGGACATTGATGCGGATTGCTCGAAAGTCAAACATAGCTGGATATCAACCACATATACAACACCAACATTTTGTGATGACTGTGGCATGCTGTTGCATGGTGTTGCACATCAAGGCGTCAAATGTGATA ATTGCAATTTGAATGTGCATCATACTTGTAAGGAGAAGGTGCCACCACTTTGCGGTGCGGATATTAACGAACTGCGTGGCAAATGTTTGCTGTATGCTGAAATCAAGGGCAATAGCTTGACTGTGGAGA TCAAAGAGGCtactaatttgatacccatggatACGAATGGTTTGAGCGATCCTTATATTGCTATCGCCTTACATCCCGATCGTAGCGGTAAGACCAAGAAGAAGACAAAGACCATACAGAAGTGCTTGAGTCCAGTTTATAATGAGAAATTTACGTT tgACATTACACCACAAGATCGTGATAAGCGTTTACTGGTCGAGGTTTGGGATTGGGATCGTACTTCTCGTAATGATTTCATGGGCTCGTTTTCATTCAGTTTGGACGAGATACAAAAG GAACCCATTGATGGTTGGTACAAATTTTTGTCACAAGTTGAGGGTGAATGCTACAATATACCATGCTCCGATCCGATCAACGACATTGCACGCTTGCGTGATGAAGTGCGC ACCGACAAAAAGTCCGACAATAAACGACGCATGGACAACAAAGATATGCCACATAATATGAGCAAACGTGACATGATACGTGCGGCTGATTTCAACTTCATTAAAGTGCTCGGAAAGGGCTCATTCGGTAAAGTACTTCTAGCTGAACGTCGTGGTACGGATGAGCTATATGCTGTAAAAGTACTACGCAAAGATGTGATTATACAAACCGATGACATGGAATTGCCCATGACTGAGAAACAAATATTGGCGCTATCAGGCAAGCCTCCGTTTTTGGTGTCGCTACATTCATGCTTTCAGACTATG GATCGCTTGTTCTTTGTCATGGAATACTGCAAAGGCGGTGATCTTATGTATCATATGCAAGTTTATGGACGTTTTAAGGAATCGGTGGCTGT CTTTTATGCCACCGAGATTGCGATTGCCTTATTTTTCCTACACGAACGTCATATCATCTATCGCGATTTGAAATTGGACAACATTTTGTTGGATGGTGATGGTCATGTGAAGCTAGCTGATTTTGGTCTTAGCAAGGAGGGCATTGATGAACGTGATACGACGAGGACTTTTTGCGGCACTAGTGTTTATATGGCACCAGAG GTTTTAAGTTACGAGCCTTACAACCATACCGTTGATTGGTGGGCTTTTGGTGTGCTAGTCTTCGAAATGCTAGCTGGTCAAAATCCTTTCGAAGCTGATGATGAGGAGACtactttcaaaaatattaaaGAGAAGAAGGCTGTATTTCCAAAACATTTCTCGCAGGAGTCCATGGATGTGTTGACTAGT TTCCTCGCTAAGAAACCCAATAACCGTTTAGGCGCGGGCCGTTATGCTCGCTCTGAGATAACTTCACATCCGTTCTTCCAAAATATCGATTGGGAAAAGGCGGAGCAGCGAGAATTAGAACCACCTATTATTCCTAAGATT AAACATCGCAAAGACATTGCAAACTTCGATAAAAATTTCACAGTGGAGAAAACTGATTTAACACCAACTGATAAGCTATTCATGATGAATTTGGATCAGAATGACTTTATTGGATTTTCATATATGAATCCGGAATTTATTACTATTATTTAA